The Gadus morhua chromosome 16, gadMor3.0, whole genome shotgun sequence DNA window AATGcactataaataaagttgatagTGTACAGTGTACATAGCAATCTAGACTGTGGTCTGTGGACTGCATATCAAACTGGGGGTCCTTGAAATGAAAAACGGTTGAGAATCACCTGGCTACACCTTGGGTATTGCAATGATATCATACAGTTATGGTTAGGTTGATTAAAGACATTATTGCATTACTTACTTTGGCCTTCGCAACACATCTGTCGTCGATGACTTGGTATTGAATCTCcctcacccatccacacaccatCTGGTTATAGGCCTCCAAACTTTTGTACGCTTTAAGGTCTTCCGCTGTGTATGGGCTTGGCGAGAAAACCAGGTAGTTGACGATGTCAGGATAACAAACAGACGGAAGACTCTCcggtggggtgttccacaaagccggttttatcacataaccgggtaagttaacccagggtttgctgtaaccctaggttttccgttccaaaaggatcacggtatgttagttgctatagcaacatatgctctgaatcaaacctggtcggaccaggttttgcgcaggttaagtttgaaacataacccggttttgggtatttcaaccggcgttcaccgcagatttcatgtgttcacaatggcatgcccttttgatgagagaactgctgatatcagagcgcaaattatacgtgcaatccaccgggagcgattgataagaccacggctcgacatcttggcatattggatgactttttgctggagtggagagatatagattctcgcgcaaatctttaatatatttaaatagccttacatagccaacagtaccaatcgaggacctgaggcctgtttcaggtagctggttttgaggcaaccccgagtttgttcgctctgagttagtggaagctctggattttccgtttcaagtagcaggttcagcgcaaccgagagttagttgctgcggcaacatacgccgtggacctaacctgctcgggaggtggttagacctactctgagtttgttgtctataaggctgaaggcagctctccgacagaaggaagtgttagaaatggcatgtccttttctacgagagcctgtgtacgtagaggcttcgatcctcagaaggaatctccgtgaggaacgattattaagaacccggttggatatactttattttcctgataattttcttcacgagcgctatcttttttaagcgcaatccatcatttatttagaccaccttctcagcccccatgttaactgtcaaacgcaccgggggcatgcttgaagtttaagtttaagttttttgacgcaattaacgcatgagtagaatgatctgccccgtgcatcccacccgctctgtaggctactacagtcactttaacgttgtggctttccgatgatcagagtagctgactaaccacggacctataactgctgcaagtcaagaaactcattttaagaatgcaaggcagaaaagtccctggtactgcttttaaccagatcctgttcttctctacacgcacatgctcagcataatcgtatgcaatgttcactgaagtaaaaccctttgagtaaactgttcaacaaaataactcgtcccaccacagcccgtgttctaataaagacaatctactttttatgaggatttctttatttcctgaaagcacaaagtcattcatattgggtatgtttttagagcagggaacagtatcccagtttccacctcacccacctttaacttatgttccaaaatttggatctccaaagcatccttttgcatcttttgaattgttacaattgcatgaaggttggtgagggcatctggttcaagtagcctagggcgatgacgccatcagtaactggaagaagatgattagacagtgaaatgattacttgagccagaatattgccccatctaatttgtaacgtgctgtgttgcgtgtacatatttaattattttgaataaccaacctcttataaaggcatttctatcctggagggtggggggggggggtcagaggagctccccccagggatgccctcagccacaggacgcatactctgttcgctgagggccatcccctcagcctctgtgagggctgcagaggtggaccccctccagtcttccgggcctctgctttttttcgatttgctaacatggaggaaaatgttaccctaaaatTCAGTAAGCactattttgaagacatgtatatatatatatatatatatatatatatatatatatatatatatatatatatatatatatatatatatatatgtaatgcatttggcctaggtgtagccttctaatatttctaaatcctattaactattggcagtgttggggtggctgggaaatgtactacttacatttactgcttaaatataggcccatcacatgttgaaaatagctgttaaattaggtagagcaggcaaaacagcacaattgatttgatttcaattaaacattagtttacatttttgaactatatttttgtacttcatcttcatttgctgccaagtcctcttggggcaacttggggttgcgtaaattgacacacacacatacacacaatatacatattgaatgagtggaagatattaaactatcctcttattttattttattaatttattttacacaggcattgacttgttcagctatttcatgCCAAAcaatctctcgcgctctcgctgccgcggcggtattggtttttttttgtttaaaggggtaactgctcggcataggcgttcattagaatttccaattccgtggggaaaagtaagtggatctccgcttttggtccatgtttgatcatgttatcagagatccattgatgcttgctctttatagtcaacaggcacgccctcaacccagcgtgaacacaccccgagttgattaagccaacgctgatcgcctgttctgaaaccgaaaacccagagttgcttttcaacccagaactctgagtcaaccaactcagagcgcaggattaaactcagagtatgttaaaccagctacctgaaacaggcctctggcctcagttcactccagactatttgcgtagccctccgtttttttcaaatggtagttttatctaggctataatgctggagatgctgagcacatcacagtcgtttcagatgacccatccaagatttgtatcggcctcctatcatacaaagagcaatattgtctgagtactatgccgagaggcatttacaacataaagtataaaatagtcctaacggacttccatccactggagaatgttcgatcgtagccggcggcttcattacaagcactgatccatcttgatctgtgaagttgatgaattgtcacttttaggttttctacccagttaccaaaagaagaaacatttggaatagtatgcgctgtgacaagcacacggtttgcatgtgttacttcgaaggcaaaaatacaagaaaacacaaaaacctacattcaaccagtgtggggtaggcctatggcccctgactctctgaggtggtaggtacctccaggtaggctaccccctccatgccagggcgccctgaatttatgtttattaacagctcctccaccggggtcaagacaatttgagggccagatcaagtctgccgactgtctgccttttcacgattggcttaaaaaaatggcttatttaaatttataccaatacggtggtggcaaaagcttaccagtttgtatgttttttatacttcatttttatacttgatcctctgaccgcttggaagcaatcggagtacatattgttttagaagaaaggggttatgtggtaggatctttaagaatgcttaactgggatatttatatattcatggctcaaatattaaggatcatgcttttgacgtgtaactaacgcatttacgcggtcagcgatccgctgccaggctttggttctccgggttccagaggttttagcgttcccttttcttgtgataatgtccttctcctcgtcatagctctccaggagaacctggagttccatttcattgaaataagcggcccgtttcgccatatcgatcagggtttccatgatccatacatcacgtctttttaagtttggcgtggacgcgcacaaccctgtgttaaccaaccccgagttgattgaactaatgcataaccgctgctgtggaaccgaaaactctgggttggtcggcacagggtcaatcaacctagagttcagcgttaactcagtgtttgttaaacctccgttcgtggaacacccctcggGTCGTCATTGATCCAAGACGAGGGAGCCAACTCGTAGGGATCTGCACCACCATTCAAATCTAACTTCCTCAAATATCGTGCTTTTTCGCCCGGTCCAAGTCCTTCCCTGTATGCCTTTGCATGTATAACGCCTTTTGACGAGCTTTTCTTGGGTTTATGACCTTTATCCATCGCAGCGTTTTCGTTTATCCAGCGCAGAGTTTACATGCGTTACAGCGCAGTGTTTACATCGAGTGCCTCCAACATGGCCGCGCATCCGGGTTACTGCCCAAGACGTGACGTCGGTGAAAACCCTCTATAGGCGTGACTTCGCCGGAAAGGAAattcaaaaattaaaaaaagagaattcgtagaggcccctGGTGTccgtccgaggcatctggatcaaACTTTCAGACCTAGTTATTTTCGACCGCTCGTATTTTGTATTCTATTGTGGGTTTTTATCCACAACAGTATCCATTTGTTAATAAACATGTCGCCGTGCGGCCCAACTTTGGAAGAACAGCTTTCGTCCATAATGGATGTACTTGCGAAAGGTGCTGTATCTGAGATTAGCCAACTGTTCTTGGAAGGCTCGGCTACGATTCGCTTGCAATTAACTCGGAGCATGAAAGAAAACCAAgcgctgaggaggaggatgaaggtgaTGAAGAGTAAAATGTTTTCTTTGCGGCTTCAAACGAGATCAAATGCAGCGTGTGCAGCCAGGCATTTTGCCCTGGCTCGAGCCATCGTCTGCAAACCACAGACTAAACCACTGGGAAatggtgagttgtgtcccgGCTGTGATGGGTGGAAAACATGACGGTTCAGGGGGCACTACTATTTTCTACATTTGTAGCAATTGGAAAAAGTCTTAATAATCATGATTCCAAATTAATAATGACGTTAATCCCATTACCTGTCTTTGATTGGTCTTGGATGTAATGTATTCCTCGTCCTCGTCATCAGGCCTAAAGCACAAGGCGGATGGAAATTCCACAAATCTTACAGCACCCATAGATTCTAGGCTGACTGCTAGATTCGGCCTGCACTAAAAAGCCTGATGCTCTTTTGCAAAACATGACCAGAGCCCTGATGAAACACGAGTCAGATTTGGGAGTTGCATTTCGAAGATGGAAACAGTCaggagcccagaagggtttcaagacagatgccacatgagctggtttatcattcttaTCACATAATTAGTCTTTTCAAATTCAATAGACAGGAGTATAATCTGCGTTCGAGTAGGTATATTCAATAACATGTTCCACTGAAAAAAACAGAATTTAGAAAGACTGCTTTTACTTATAATGCACCAGTTGCTGGGAATGAAATTCAGAGATCACTCAAACGTACCGCCTTCATTTCACTTACTGAGTTGTAATATCTCAACCAAACAATTCAAATTGTCTGCTCCTGTTTTTAATTTCTGACTTTTGTTTTATGTCTCTATTGATTACCTTTGTCTGTCCTATGTtaattgtgtgctgctaccttGGCCAGTGCTCACTTCTAAAATAGATACCTCAATGTGATTTctgcctggttaaataaaggttgaataaacaaataatctcAAACATCATTAAATTCAAAACGTAAAACTGTTAGCTGATCAGCCTACAGGCAATGACGCGTTGTCGCTTGTTATTGTAAACTATAATAAGTGTGCCCGTCTTGCATGTCATGTTGTGCACATGTGATTTTGCACTGGTGTTCGATCAGTGTCCTCAACCTGGTCACCCGCTTGGGCTTTGAGGGAGCTCTAGGGAGGAGTTGGTAGGAGGAGACATCCCTCTCAAGCTCTGAATCTGTGTTTGCAGTACACAATTATACCCACTGTGTCGATGTTACATAAAGATATTTCTAAATAGTTTCGTTCAAGTGTACAATTGCACAGTCTCCTtttgtgcaaataatgtatcgaaacaattacttttttatcattttttccctctgcagaagactgcgatgactttggagaccgcagcacacagcgcggcgccacctcagatggtctgcatgtggacgcccctggctcctcccacatgtccagtcacagcgaggagctgaggatcctgagcgtccacggaaaaggggagggcccactggcgctgCACAGCCATGACGACCTCTTCACTGCGTCCAAACAGGAGGCTCTGAGCTCGCTGTCCACGGAACACGGCGTggtcaagagcctggagcgcggcgagcagctggtctgccgcgaggagctgactgggcaggttggaaatcatcttctcattcaccatccaaaagagaggcgtcctctgctacaactccagcacacacccatagaaagcACCCACCTTTATGATGCAATGTGTCGTTAGcggggattgacaactatttTGTGCTAATGAAAGattatgtcttgtgtgtgtttccttctttctgtggaaagcagcagaccccagacaccattttaaccaaggatgaagaggatattggtggaggcatgcccgctgtaggttagtaatacacattgcatttaGGGGTTTTATTTGttcatcaacacggcggatgcgagCGCAGaatgatcataaaaataaaatttgtttgacctgttgccatggttatctctgtgtggttactTCTACTAATCATGCTtgcacttaaaggttgggtatggaattcgctttttggggcatttttgcaaaattacttgaaatccttatcataacccacttacagccactgagttagaagtactgacatgaaaattaaacgagtcaatcatctgtggaacgggcagggctcgaagaactccagccaatgatttccagagccaccgagttgcattggacagtaagtacgtcaatcaaacggtcgcactgcactccccctctccccgcgcgaccccttcgtgcacgtactcaaagctcgtgacccagagcaagcttctgtttgttgttatcctgcggtagctactggagctagctaactagctaatggctcgctctcgcgcatctgtgttcactcgtgcatgattgctcgtccatgtacttggaatgggtggagtcagagtcagcgttgaaggagagggggtaggaccatttgagttgtttattttcaaaatctgctggcgtttcgcaaatcccaaaCCTTTAAAtgcctggtcctcttttgaaagTGCATTATGACCAGAGCCCCGctaaaacacaaggactacttgtacagtttatagTAGAATGATTTACATCTTCTTCATAGCAGACCGGTGTCAGGAATGCTCAGATCAGCTCTGATTCCCAAtataactacagtattggtAAAACGGGATAGAAAACAACAGATCGTCTGGGTTTTGTCTTCATGACCTCCCCACATCATTAAAAGGGGGGAGACGTAGCGGTGCTACGTCTCAAATGGATACATACTGTATCCCTTTGTGCAAATTATTAATTTAGTACAATTACTTCCTGCCTTTattccctctgcagaagactgcgatgactttggagactgcagcacacagcgcggcgccacctcagatagtctgcatgtggacgcccctggctcctcccacatgtccagtcacagcgaggagctgaggatcctgagcgtccacggaaaaggggagggcccactggcgctgCACGGCCATGACGACCTCTTCACTGCGTCCAAACAGGAGGCTCTGAGCTCGCTGTCCACGGAACACGGCGTggtcaagagcctggagcgcggcgagcagctggtccgccgcgaggagctgactgggcaggttggaaatcatcttctcattcaccatccaaaagagaggcgtcctctgctacaactccagcacacacccatagaaagcACCCACCTTTATGATGCAATGTGTCGTTAGcggggattgacaactatttTGTGCTAATGAAAGattatgtcttgtgtgtgtttccttctttctgtggaaagcagcagaccccagacaccattttaaccaaggatgaagaggatattggtggaggcatgcccgctgtaggttagtaatacacattgcatttaGGGGTTTTATTTGttcatcaacacggcggatgcgagCGCAGaatgatcataaaaataaaatttgtttgacctgttgccatggttatctctgtgtggttactTCTACTAATCATGCTtgcacttaaaggttgggtatggaattcgctttttggggcatttttgcaaaattacttgaaatccttatcataacccacttacagccactgagttagaagtactgacatgaaaattaaacgagtcaatcatctgtggaacgggcagggctcgaaaaactccagccaatgatttccagagccaccgagttgcattggacagtaagtacgtcaatcaaacggtcgcactgcactccccctctccccgcgcgaccccttcgtgcacgtactcaaagctcgtgacccagagcaagcttctgtttgttgttatcctgcggtagctactggagctagctaactagctaatggctcgctctcgcgcatctgtgttcactcgtgcatgattgctcgtccatgtacttggaatgggtggagtcagagtcagcgttgaaggagagggggtaggaccatttgagttgtttattttcaaaatctgctggcgtttcgcaaatcccaaaCCTTTAAATGCCTGGTCTTCTTTTGAAAGTGCATTATGACCAGAGCCCCGctaaaacacaaggactacttgtacagtttatagTAGAATGATTTACATCTTCTTCATAGCAGACCGGTGTCAGGAATGCTCAGATCAGCTCTGATTCCCAAtataactacagtattggtAAAACGGGATAGAAAACAACAGATCGTCTGGGTTTTGTCTTCATGACCTCCCCACATCATTAAAAGGGGGGAGACGTAGCGGTGCTACGTCTCAAATGGATACATACTGTATCCCTTTGTGCAAATTATTAATTTAGTACAATTACTTCCTGCCTTTattccctctgcagaagactgcgatgactttggagaccgcagcacacagcgcggcgccacctcagatagtctgcatgtggacgcccctggctcctcccacatgtccagtcacagcgaggagctgaggatcctgagcgtccacggaaaaggggagggcccactggcgctgCACGGCCATGACGACCTCTTCACTGCGTCCAAACAGGAGGCTCTGAGCTCGCTGTCCACGGAACACGGCGTggtcaagagcctggagcgcggcgagcagctggtccgccgcgaggagctgactgggcatcagggCGGCGGCAAGGACCGGCCCGCTGTGTTGTCTGGCGAGTGTTTTCCCGACAAAACCAATATGGTCATCCACAGGCGTacccacaccggcgagaagccatACGGGTGCGACCAGTGCACGGAGCGCTTCAAACTGAAAGACagcctgaagagccacatgaggaggactcactccggggagaagccctacaggtgtgatcAATGCGTGAAGTGCTACTATAGGAGCTCTCACCTGAAGAGGCACATGaagactcactccggggagaagccctacaggtgtgaccaatgcgtgaagcgcttcagtaAGAGTTCAAACCTGacggtccacatgaggactcactccggggagaagccctacaggtgtgaccaatgcgtgaagcgcttcagtcgtAGATGCATcctgaaggtccacatgaggactcactccggggagaagccctacaggtgtaaccaatgcgtgaagcgcttcagtcagcgCTCCActctgaagagccacatgaggactcactccggggagaagccctacaggtgtaaccaatgcgtgaagcgcttcagtaAGAGTTCAAACCTGacggtccacatgaggactcactccggggagaagccctacaggtgtgaccaatgcgtgaagcgcttcagtcgtAGATACATcctgaaggtccacatgaggactcactccggggagaagtcctacaggtgtaaccaatgcgtgaagcgcttcagtcagcgCTCCActctgaagagccacatgaggactcactccggggagaagccctgaaGGTGCAACACCAGCCTCAGTGACCCTAGCAATTTGCGTTGGCACATGCTCAAGCACAGAGGCATTGGGGTGCATTGACACGGGCAATGGGACCTTTTAATTCACACCTCTATcctgtttttgtttaaatttgtctgttctagttattttttattcacgattatagctctatagctctggtccagactgtTCCCGGGAAGAAGATTCCTGCGCCTGGGAGTTTGCAAACCATTTGCAAACTCCTGAAATGGTTTGCAAACCATTTCAGGTTTTGTTGTTAGCTTATGTAAGTGGTAATAAAGCCTTAATCTTTCAAACCTAGTCCTTCTCGACCTCTCGTATTTTGTTACAGTATtcaattttttaattttttatccgCAACAGGGTAAAATATGTTGATAAACATGTCGCTGTGCGGCTCAACTTTGGAAGAACAGCTTTCGTCCATAATGGACGTACTTGCGAAAGCTGCCGTATCTGAAATTAGCCAACTGTTCTTGGAAGGCTCGGCTACCCTTCGATTACAAATAACTCGGAGCCTGAAAGAAAACCAAGcgctgaggatgaggatgaaggtGATGAGTACGCTGTTTTCTTTGCGGATTCAAACGAGATCAAATGCATCCTGTGCGGCAAGTCGTTTTACCCTGGCTCGAGCCAACATCTGCAAACCACAGACTAAACCACAGGGAGATGGTGAGTTGTGTCCCTGGCCGATGATGGGTGGAAAACAAGACGGTCCAGGGTTTCAGGGGTCACTATTAGTTGTTTCATTTGAAGTAATTGGGAAAAGTTGATGATTCAAAATGAACAATGTATAATGACGTTAGTCCCATTTCCTGCTCTTTGAATGGTCTTGGAAACAAGGCGGTTGGAAATTCCACTCATGTTACAGCACACATGGATTCTAGGCTGACTGCTAGTTTCTACCTGGTGCTCTTTTGAAAAGCATGAAGACCAGGGCCTTGATGAAACTCGAGTCAAACTTGgaagttgcatttcaaagatggaaactGTCAAGACCCGAAAATGGTTTccagacagatgccacatgagctggttcaTAACCTCAAACATCGATTCATTCAAAACCtataaatgttagctgatcagcttacagGGAATGACACGTTGTCGCTTGTTATTGCCAAAATAGAATAATTACGCTTGTCTTGCATGTCATGTTATGCTCGtatcattttgcgctggtgttcgttcagtgtcctccacctggtcaaccgcttgagctttgagttGAGGGAATCTGTGTCTGCACTAGTACACATTTTGAAGCCTCTGTgttacatacatttaaatagtttcTTTATTGACTCCTTTTCTGCAAATAATGTTTCGAAACAATCACTTTCTGTCATTTTTTCCCCTCTGCAGAACACTGCGATGACTTTGGAGACCGCAACACACAGCGCGGTGCCCCCTCAGATGgtctgcatgtggacgcccctggctcctcccacctgtccagtcacagcgaggagctgaggCTCCTGAGCGTCCACGGAAAAGGGGGGGGCCCACTGGCGCTgcacggccatgacaccctcttcactgCGTCCGAACCAGAGGCTCGGAGCTCGCTGTCCACGGAACACGGCGTggtcaagagcctggagcgcggcgagcagctggtctgccgcgaggagctgactgggcaggttggaaatcatcttctcattcaccatccaaaagagaggcgtcctctgctacaactccagcacacacccatagaaagcACACACCTTTATGATGCAATGTGTCGTTAGcggggattgacaactatttTGTGCTAATGAAAGattatgtcttgtgtgtgtttccttctttctgtggaaagcagcagaccccagacaccattttaaccaaggatgaagaggatattggtggaggcatgcccgctgtaggttagtaatacacattgcatttaggggttctatttcattcctactgaccgccagaggcggtgctttagCACTGATGTTCCATCTCGCAcatgcgcaggtcgagtaaTTATACCAAAAAAGTCACCTGTGACACCTGGGTGACCCGAGAAAGTCTatggctgcatccgaatactcgtacttgcatactatatagtatgcattttgtagtatgcgAAAAATCTAGCGTGTCCGAATACTCTAGTATGCATTCTGTAGTACGGAAGTCGTTTCCGAATGCATACtacccatggacataataaaggatggaccacggactggaaaatggccgcccattcattcctatgcaaacctgctcagtggcgcatggctacatacaggagcgatttgcttccgcgttatgtggccaagacacgtgacctattccgtgacgtaccggatgcagagatcttcttcttcttctagtttagtggcggatcatagtttttccccatataccgcgacctaatggactactacacaggagtttgtgacaaggacgttgacaaggacaaggacgttggcaaatcatactttaaatcataaattcaaagaaaaaaccaaactaacgaaacaaaataaaaaaaataaaacaaactaacaaaagaaatgaataaataaaaataaaaaatatatatacttaaggttaaattcttctaattaggttagtatcttttagctaatttatcagcaatttcattgccatatattccatggtgggctggaatccaacagaactgaataactaaaccaaggcttataatat harbors:
- the LOC115560630 gene encoding zinc finger protein 239-like, with the protein product MSSHSEELRILSVHGKGEGPLALHGHDDLFTASKQEALSSLSTEHGVVKSLERGEQLVRREELTGHQGGGKDRPAVLSGECFPDKTNMVIHRRTHTGEKPYGCDQCTERFKLKDSLKSHMRRTHSGEKPYRCDQCVKCYYRSSHLKRHMKTHSGEKPYRCDQCVKRFSKSSNLTVHMRTHSGEKPYRCDQCVKRFSRRCILKVHMRTHSGEKPYRCNQCVKRFSQRSTLKSHMRTHSGEKPYRCNQCVKRFSKSSNLTVHMRTHSGEKPYRCDQCVKRFSRRYILKVHMRTHSGEKSYRCNQCVKRFSQRSTLKSHMRTHSGEKP